Part of the Anopheles coluzzii chromosome 3, AcolN3, whole genome shotgun sequence genome is shown below.
GTCGaacatttaaacaaacaaacaaaaacctacTAGTGTTAACATTGGATCAAGCCGAAATATGTATTGCGGCCATTGGAAATTGACACAGCAGCAAATCAATTCCTAATAAGTAGGCAAAAACAGGCCCGATGGAGATGAGTGGTTGACAGACAATTACTGTAAGAAACATTAGCGAAAGCGAATttacaaaaattgaaaaaaacataaaaataaaaacaacacatggCACGATAAAAAGTGCAGCATAATTGCTAATTGTGCGGAGGTTCTAGCAAGGGTTatgatacaacaaaaaaacaatgaagaaAGAAGCTACGTGGAAGATAATTAAGAGGAAAACAACagcataaacaaataaataaaggttTGGCGTAGCCGAAGTGCGGAACTAACATAGGGTATATTTTTTAGTGACTAACGTAAACGGAGGAATTAGGCGGGAGAAAAACAGAAATTGTGTTTATCGCCACGGGCATAATAGtttgcaacaacagcaacaaaattaaaaaaaaaaaacaaacaagaacacAAATTATGTATTGAGAGCAGATAGTGACACTGTATTGAGGGCAAGAAGGAGAAGACGTAAACGTCCACAGCAGAAGGTCCGTTTTGGATGTGGCATGCAGAAAAATGCATTCCATTCGGTGATGACCAGGTGGCAGTGTTGGGTAGCGGGGGGAGGGTGGGTAGCGCAAGTGTTAGCAAATTGTTCTCCAAATGTTGGGTAATAAAAGTCGTGTTAACGGAAAACATACCAATCGCTGTTGGGTTCATgtgcaagcaacaaaatgatatGGGACtgagaaattaaatttacaacacgcacacacacgcacagcaaaaGTCATCATTAGACGCCGGTTTGGAAAATAATTGCAATTTCATTACTGTGCGTATCGTCATTCAATATGGGCTTATTTTTAGCAGCTACTGTATGGATGTGTCTTCCCCGCTCGAAATGTCATTCGTCTCACGTGTGCACCCTGATCAGAGTAACCATGGGAACGGCACAAAACGTCATTCGCTAATTTAATGTGGCAAATTAAACAGCCGCAACAGtgcgaaagcaaaacaacgaaacCACCGCGGAAGATTATGAGCCTAATTGCGACCTGCATCCTGTGCCAGGCTAGGTTACCGTTCGAGAGCTCTAACTCGTGGATACTGATACGTCATTTGCTGGATAACCACCATCCGCCGGAAGCTATGCCGCTAGCGtgcaatcaaaattcaaacccACCAACGAAACTCACGGTGCCTCGCTGCGAAAGATCAAATCAATTAGTGGCGGATGATGATTCGGGCGAGCAGGAGCAACGGCAAGACGCTGGGGCGGTCCGCTCAAATCGGCCGAAACGGCCGCGGAATGTGCTGCTTGGTGCGAGGAAAACTGTCTACAAAACTACCGGTAAATAGAAGGGTGTTTAGTTTGATggtttctttttaaaattcatttgtttttacCTTACGCAGTTACGCAATGGAAACCGGCCCGATTTCGTGTGAAGTGCGGCGAGTGTGGTGGCCGTTTCTATCCCACCATTCGTAATGCTGCGAGCCGCATATCGAACGGACTTGGTGCTGCCTGCATACTGTCCTGTTGGCCGTTCTGTTTTCTGCCCGCACTGTTCACCACAGCGAGCAAGTACCATCTGCACTGCTCGAACTGTAACGCTTATCTCGGGCTGTACGATGTCGAGCGTGATTGCttgaaggaaggaaaagccTGAGGGGGAGAGTACATGAATAAactatttgtttgatttgttataATGCAAcattttgattaatttcaGATCATAAATACTAAATAATGCTTGTTTGCTATACTTCTTTTGTTTAGTTTTCCAATTATTCATGTAGTTCTTTAAAGATGTTACACCCATAAAGGCTTATTAAAGCTTTCATAAGGTTTTGGGTTTCACACATAAAATGCCTAAACTTAGTTGAAATAATCATAAATGTTTTGATTCAGTTTTTTAAAGCAAGCAGCGGATAGCACCAGCCACCATGACATTGCCGACCACTGGAGCAGAGCATAAAAGCGTTATTTTTCATATTCGTATACATGGTTTGTGTCTTTGGAATAAATTTCGCAAGCAGCGCCACCTAGTGTAATCGCTGGGAGCTACAGCTAATAACACATCGGTAACGTTACATCATCGGCGTACTTAAAGCACTAGCTTCGTTTATGCTGCACAAGTAATTTTCAATACaacaaattgaaagaaaaagtCTACAAAATACGCTCCTTTCGACATCATAAAACTGTGTATTCTGTGCTTTTCATGTTATTCAAACTGCTAAGGTATTTATTTAACTACTTTTTTCCAGTTGTTCAAAAATCAATATGAATGTGAAACCACACCCTTGCGTTACATTTcccttttaaaatgtttaaggTAATAATCATACCATTAGccataaatgaaataaacctCGAGGacagaaatacattttttctcACGGAACGTTTGTGCCAATGATCACCTCCGCCAATAACTTTCCCTCGGCTTAAGCATTAGTGCCGTTGCAAATCAAATCGTGCAGAACGGTACACTCTACCCACCCATACCATGTTGTAGCCCACCCCAAGCGAAACGCTCTCTTGAGCAGCTCATGTTTGTCTAAATCAAGAACTAGTTCTAGCCATAATTTGGCACAAGGCTGGTCAATGATCGTTTCGTCCCGAGGTGCAGCAATTGGTATGCATTGGTTGCGGattccacatacacacagcaatCTTTTAGAATGTACGTGAATGGAGAGACATCAACGAAACCGATCGAAGCGAACGCGTACGGTGggatgaagaaggaaaaaaacgttACTCTTAAGCGGTTTTACACCGCCGCACCGGGTGTGTATTGAAGGTGAATTTATTTACAGAACAGTTTTTCGTTGGAAGCTTTTGCGTGCGCCAACGAACCGAACAGCAAGCTGCATTGAAAGCGAGAGTGCAAGTGCACATTTTGACCGACCGGTACAAAAACCGGTTGCAGTCCGAGCGAACGACGCAGCTGGTTGGATTTTCCAATACCGTCCCAAACGTCGCTATGTGTTGCATGCGAAAACGGTTTCAGCACGAccgatgctgatgctgctttCGTCGTCGTACTTTTCCGTTTCGCATTATGCAGATGGGGAGTGCGAGTTCTCGCGATTAACCTCGAGCTTGGTGGCTGGCTGACCGATGTCGAACTGCAATTCACAGCTTGCGCCCGAGATTGTGCAACGCGCGGTGACGGCGCGATGCACCGCGTCAAGATCAATTCCATGTCGTAATCGAAGCCCTGTGCGGCTCGGTGCGCCACCCGCCACCGTCACGGTCAGCCGCCTGGGATGGGATGGAAAATATCTAACCCTGAGAGGTGAGCAGTCAG
Proteins encoded:
- the LOC120954912 gene encoding uncharacterized protein LOC120954912 — encoded protein: MWQIKQPQQCESKTTKPPRKIMSLIATCILCQARLPFESSNSWILIRHLLDNHHPPEAMPLACNQNSNPPTKLTVPRCERSNQLVADDDSGEQEQRQDAGAVRSNRPKRPRNVLLGARKTVYKTTVTQWKPARFRVKCGECGGRFYPTIRNAASRISNGLGAACILSCWPFCFLPALFTTASKYHLHCSNCNAYLGLYDVERDCLKEGKA